The Methylomonas montana genome has a window encoding:
- the nifH gene encoding nitrogenase iron protein produces the protein MAKLRQCAIYGKGGIGKSTTTQNLVAGLAELGKKVMIVGCDPKADSTRLILHAKAQNSIMQMAADAGSVEDLELEDVLKVGYRDIKCVESGGPEPGVGCAGRGVITAINFLEEEGAYSDDLDFVFYDVLGDVVCGGFAMPIRENKAQEIYIVCSGEMMAMYAANNIAKGIVKYANSGGVRLAGLICNSRQTAREDELIMELARKMGTHMIHFVPRDNVVQRAEIRRMTVIEYEPEAKQAQEYRDLANKIVVNTNLVIPTPITMDELEDLLMEFGVMEEVDESVVGVTAAAEATA, from the coding sequence ATGGCGAAATTACGTCAATGTGCTATTTACGGTAAAGGTGGTATTGGTAAATCTACCACCACGCAAAACCTGGTTGCTGGCTTGGCTGAGCTTGGCAAAAAAGTAATGATCGTCGGCTGCGACCCTAAAGCCGATTCTACTCGTTTGATCCTGCATGCAAAAGCTCAAAACTCTATCATGCAAATGGCAGCTGACGCTGGCAGCGTGGAAGACTTGGAACTGGAAGATGTATTGAAAGTCGGCTACCGCGACATTAAATGCGTTGAGTCCGGCGGTCCAGAGCCAGGCGTAGGTTGCGCCGGCCGTGGTGTTATCACCGCTATCAACTTCCTGGAAGAGGAAGGTGCTTATTCCGACGATCTCGACTTCGTTTTCTACGATGTATTGGGTGACGTTGTATGCGGCGGTTTCGCGATGCCAATTCGTGAAAACAAAGCGCAAGAAATTTACATCGTTTGCTCAGGCGAGATGATGGCTATGTACGCTGCCAACAACATCGCTAAAGGTATCGTGAAATACGCTAACTCAGGCGGCGTGCGTTTGGCCGGTTTGATCTGCAACTCACGTCAAACAGCTCGTGAAGACGAACTGATTATGGAGTTGGCCAGAAAAATGGGCACTCACATGATCCATTTCGTACCACGCGACAACGTTGTACAACGCGCTGAAATCCGTCGTATGACTGTTATCGAGTACGAACCAGAAGCCAAACAAGCGCAAGAATACCGCGACTTGGCTAACAAAATCGTCGTCAATACCAACCTGGTCATCCCAACTCCAATCACTATGGACGAACTGGAAGACCTGTTGATGGAATTTGGCGTCATGGAAGAAGTGGATGAAAGCGTCGTCGGTGTAACCGCGGCAGCAGAAGCCACAGCTTAA